The DNA window TCGGCATCGTGGCCCACCAGTGCCTGAGCGGCACGTCGCCCTTCCGCCGGGAGACCCAGGCGGCGACCCTGCTCGCCCGCCTGAACGACGACGCCCCGGAGCTGGGGACCGACGTGCCCGCCCCGATGCGGACGCTGGTCGGCACGATGCTGTCGCCGGAGCCGGGCGACCGGCCGACGGCCGCCGAGGTGGCCCAGCGGGTGGCGATGCTCGACCAGCAGCCGACCGTCGTGCTGCCCCCGATGCCCGCCGCGGTCGCCACTCCTCACCGGTTCTTCGACCGTCGTCGGCTGGTCGCCATCGCCGCGGCGGCCGTGCTGCTGCTCGGGGTGGGCACCACGCTCGTCGTCCTCAACGGCGACGACGCGACCCCGCCCGCCGGGGCCGCGGAGGAGCTCGTGGTGCCGAGCGTCCGGGGCGACCAGGTCGCCGCCGCGGCCAAGGAGCTCCGCGCGGCCGGCTTCGACGTCGTACGGCGTCCGGTCGACGGATCGGCCGCGCGCGGCGTCGTGCTCCGCCAGTCCCCGGGACCGGGCGTGTACGACGGCGGCGAGCCCGCGACCGTCGTGCTGCGGGTGTCCACGGGCCCCGCCGCGACCGCTGTCACGGCGTCGGCCTCCTCGTCCGCGTCGGCGGCCGCGAAGTCAGCTCCGCCGGCGACGCCGGTCACCCACCCCCACGGCAAGAAGCCGAAGAAGCCCAAGGGCCCGAAGGGTCCGGCGCACCCGAAGGGTCCCAAGCCCGGCAAGCACAAGCCCTGACGCGGATCAGGGGCTGGTGAGCCGGTTGACCTCGCTCGCCTTCTGGATGTGGTCCGCGAGGAGCACGCCGTCGACCAGCACCGGCTTGCCCCGGGAGACGACCGTGATCGTGAGCGTCCGTGCCTTGAGGTCGCCGGAAGCAAGCAGCTTCTTGGCAAGGTACGCCGTGCGGCGGCGCACCGGCCCCGAGGTGTCGATCGTGCCGATGCTGTGACCGTTGAGGCGGACGACGACGGTGCCGCCGTTCGGGACCCGCTTGACCAGGAGCAGCATCCGCTGGAGCGAGTAGCGCTCGAAGGTCAAGGTGGCACCCGCCTTCCGTGTCCGCAGCAGCGTGTGGTTGTGGCTGTCGCGGTCCCAGACCTTCGTCCACCCCTTCGACCGCTCCAGTTCACGCTCGTCGAGCGGTGCCGTCACGCACGAGCCGTTGCCGGCAAACAGGCGCCCGGCGCTCTCGTGGTTGCCCACGGCATCGACTCCCTGGACCCCGAGGCACCGAGTGTGCCCCGGCTCCACCGTGAGCTTGCTGGTGGTAGCCGTCGTCGGCTTGACCGGCGTGTCCCAGTCCTCCAGGCCGCTGAACGAGCGCGGGCCCCTGTCGCTGATCCGGAAGCGGTAGGACGGTACGGCGCTCCAGTTGTCGAGCGGGGCGGACCAGCGCGCGATCGCCGTACCGGAGAACGCGGCAGCCGGGACGACCGAGTACATGGACCGCGGCGCCTCGGCGTCGAGAGCCGCGATACGCACACCCGGGGTGCCGTCCAACCAGGCGAACGCGTCGCTCGGCGCAACGATCGATGCGGCGGCGGCGTCCTCGACCGTCCCCAGGGTCGCGACCGGGCCGAGCGTGGGACCGGTGGTCCTGGCCTGCATCGTGCAGCCGGCGGCCGCCGGCCGGCACCAGATCGCGACGGCGTCGTCACGAGCGGCGAACTGCCGTGCCGCGAGCACGCCCGGACCGGACGCGACCGTGACGGGAGCGGACCACGGGCCGTTGCGCTCGCTCTCCGTGGCCCTCAGCACGACCCAGGTGTCGCCGCGCTGCTCGCGCCAGGTCACGAACCGGTTCGCGGCTCCGGGTTCGTGGGCCCAGCCGACGACGGGCTGCGCGGCGTCACCGGTGCCGGTGGACACGGTGCGCACGTGCCACTTCCCCGTGTCGGCATCGGCATCGCCGACGCGGACCACCGCCGGGCCGTCGGTCCCTTCCTCGGTCCACGTCACCAGCCCGTCCTCGTTGGTCCCGAGCGACGAGGCCGTCGCGCCCGCGGCGCTGAGGGCGACCGGCGCCTCGCCTGTCCTGCCCCTCGACGCCCACGCCCGCGGGGTGCCACCGGGCGCCCGGGAGATCCACACGAAGAACTGCGTGACGCCCCCTTCGCGGAGCTCGGACTCCGTAGCCACGAGGTCCAGGTAGGTCACGTCAGCCGTCGGCACGACGACTCGGTGCGCCGATGGGTCCTCGGAGGAGACGAGACGCTGACCGCCTTCGACCGGCTCTGCCCAGACGACGCCCTGCCCGGAGCCGTGGGCCACCCCCGGGACCGCGTCGCCCAGGGGGCGCGGGCCGTCTGCGTCCAGGACGAACAGCTGGTCGCCGACGGTGTAGGCGTCGGGCCCGTACCTGCCCGTGTCGTCGATCACCGCATCACTCGCGGGATCGGCCCGGACCGTGGGCTCGGTCCACGTCCCGTCCGCCGATCGCGCGGCCGACAGGATGTCCCCGGACGCCGCATCCACCCACAGCAGCGAGGCGCCCCTGACGTGCAGCTGGGTGACTCCCTCGACGTCCGGGAGGTCGGCCGGGTCGACCCAGGTCGGCGCTCCACTGGCGGACCCCGTGGGCAACACCACCACCAGCGACAGGACGAGCCCGGCGGCAACGGTCACGGCGGTGCGCTTCACTGAGGTCACGTTACGGACAGCGCGCGACGGGCCGAGAGCGTTACATCCTTGTGGCGGCCGTCACGAGGATGCACACTCGGACGCCACACCTATGTGAGGGGCGATGTGGGCTCGCTGATCGATCCGACGGGGACGGCTTTCCTCCTCGTCGAGAACCGCTCCATGCCGATGCACGTCGGCGGCCTCCAGCTCTTCGAGAAGCCGGAGGGTGCGGGCCGCAGCTACGGCCGTGAGATGTACGAGTCGATGCGTGACGTCGAGGAGATCGCGCCGCTCTTCCTCAAGCGGCCCCATCGCTCGATCTCGACGGCCGGTCAGCTGACCTGGGTCGAGGACGAGCAGTTCGACATCGACCACCACGTCCGGCACAGCGCGCTGCCGAAGCCGGGCCGGATCCGCGAGCTGCTCGACCTCAGCAGCCGGCTGCACAGCACCCGGCTCGCCTGGGAGCGGCCGCTGTGGGAGGCACACGTCATCGAGGGCCTGCGCGACGGGCGGGTGGCGCTCTACACGAAGGTCCACCACTCGCTGGTCGACGGCATCTCGGCGATGCGGCTGGTGCAGAGCACGCTCAGCCCCGACCCCGACCTGCGCGACATGCCGCCGCCGTGGGACGCCCGGACCCGCCGCGGCCGCACCAAGGCACCGCGCGAGCAGACCGAGCTCTCCGAGATCCCGACCATGGCCCTGCGTTCGGCGCTGGGCATCACCGCCGAGGCCGCGGGCCTGCCGGGCGCGCTGATCAAGACCATCAGCAAGGGCGTGCGCAACGAGACCTCGTCGCTCTCGCTCTACGCACCGCGCACGATCTTCAACGAGAAGATCACCGGCTCACGACGGTTCGCCGCGCAGGACTGGCCGATCGAGCGGCTGCAGGCGATCGGCCAGGCGACCGGGACGACGCTCAACGACATCGTGCTCGCGATGTGCGGCGGCGCCGTACGCCGCTACCTGCTCGAGCTCGGCGCGCTCCCCGACACGCCCCTCGTCGCGATGGTGCCGATCGGGCTCAAGGCCAAGGAGTCCCACATCGCCTCCACCGAGGGCGGCAACGCCGTCGGCTCGGTGATGTGCCAGCTCGGCACCGACCTGGAGGACCCGATCGACCGCCTCATGGTGATCCACACCGCCATGCAGGACGGCAAGGAGGCGCTGTCGACCATGACGCCCCTCCAGATCATGGCGATGAGCGCGCTCGGCCAGGCGCCGGCGATCGCCGCACCGATGCTGCGGATGTCGGGCCTGGTGCGGCCGCCGTACAACCTGATCATCAGCAACGTCCCCGGGCCGCGCGAGACGCAGTACTGGAACGGCGCCAAGCTGGTCGGCCACTACCCGCTGTCGATCCCGATCAACGGGATGGCCCTCAACATCACGTGCATCTCGTACGACGGCAACCTGGGCTTCGGCCTGATCGGCTGCCGCCGGACGGTGCCGCACCTGCAGCGGCTACTGACCTACCTCGACGGCGAGCTGGTCGCGCTGGAGAAGGCCGCCGGCGTCTGACGGCGCGTCCGCGCGCGCACCGCTGCGCTCGGCACCGACCCCCGCCGCAACCACGAACCCGACACCGACGACGCCGAGCAGGTTCGGCACCTGGTGCAGCGCGGCGAACCCGATGACCAACGCAAACGCCGGCTCCAGCGCCATCAGCGTGCCGAACGCGCCGGCGGTGAGGCGACGGAGGGCCAGCAGCTCGAGCGTGAACGGTACGACGGGCAGCAGGATCGCCAGCCCCAGACCGATGAGCACCAGCTCCGGCGTCAGCTGCCCGATGACGCCCGGTCCGGCGACGACGGTCGCGACCAGTGCCGCGACCGGCATGGAGATCGACAGCCCGGCGATCCCGCTGACGTGGTCGCCGACCCGCTGGGTGAGCAGGATGTACGCCGCCCAGCAGGCGGCCGCGCCGAGTGCGTAGGCGACCCCCACCGGGTCGGCGGCACCGGCCCAGGGTTGGGTCAGGCACAGCACCCCGACGGCGGCGAGCAGTGCCCACAGGCGCCCGGTCCCCCGGCTGCGGACCACCGCGACACCGAGCGGCCCGAGGAACTCCAGCGCGCTCGCCGTACCCAAGGGCAGGCGGGCGACCGCCGCCATGAACAGCATGGTGAGCCCGGCGGTGACGACGCCGAGGGCGATGCCGGCGCGCAGCGCCTCGCGGCTGAACGCCGATGCGCGCGGCCGGACGATGGCCAGCATGAGCAGGCCGGCCCAGGTCAGCCGGAGCCAGGCCGCACCCTCGGCGCCCACGTGGTCGATCAGGCCGACGGAGGCGGCCAGGCCGAGCTGGACGCAGAGCATGGAGACCATCGCCATCGAGGCACCGGTCCGGGACTGGGACTTCATGTCCCTCAGTAGAGACCCGGAGATCCGTACACGTCCACGTGTCTTTGCTGGACATATCGTTCAGCAGATCTGAACAATGGTGACATGGACGTACGTCGGCTCCGGCTGCTCCTCGAGCTCTCCCGGCTGGGGTCGATGCACGAGGTCGCCGCCGAGCTCGGCACCACGACGTCCGCGGTGTCCCAAGGCATCGCCGCCCTGGCCCGCGAGGTGCACACCCCGCTGGTCGAGCCGGACGGCCGCCGGGTGCGGCTGACCCCCGCCGGCCACCGGCTGGCCGAGCACGCGGTCACCATCCTCGCCGCCGTGGAGGCCGCGCGCCTCGACCTCGACCCGGCCGCCGAACCTGTCGGGGTGCTGCGGGTCGCCGGCTTCGCGACCGCCATCCGGCGTTCGCTCCTGCCCGCGATGGACGACCTCGCGCAGACCCACCCCGGCATCGAGGTGCGGGTGCACGAGTACGAGCCGCTCGAGGCGTTCGACCTGCTCGCCCGCGACGACGTCGACCTCGCGCTCACCTACGACTACAACCTCGCACCTCTCTCCTGGCGCAGCGACCACGAGGTCGCCGAGCTGTGGAGCGTGGACTGGGGCCTCGGCGTGCCGGCCCGGGAGAGGCGCGCGCCGTTCGCGTCCTACGCCGACCGCGACTGGATCGTGAACTCTCGCAACACCGCCGACGAGGAGGTGCTCCGCACGCTCGCCTCGATGGCCGGCTTCACGCCGCGGATCGTGCACCGGATCGACGCGCTGGAGCTGGTCGACGACCTGATCGTGGCCGGGCGCGGGATCGGGCTGCTGCCACGCGGCCCGGCGTCCCGGCGCGGCGTGCGCGTGCTGCCGCTGACCGACCCGCGGGTCACCATGCGGGCGTACGCCGTGACGCGGCGCGGCCGCGACCGGTGGCCGCCCCTGCGCGCGGTGCTGGACCGGCTGGCCGTGCCGACCTAAGGGGCGAGCTCCTCGTAGCCGCCGCCGACGGTGTCTGCGACGGCCTGCAGGCGGGCCCGCGTGATGTCGGCGACCGTCAGCAGGCCGGCGTTGCGGGCGTTGGAGCCGGGGCGGGTGGGCTCGGCGGAGTTCACGCTGACGCAGCGGCGTGAGCCACCGTCGGCGGCGTTCTGGAGGGCGACCGCGTGCCCCGTCGTACCGCTGCCCGCGAAGAAGTCGACCACCAGCGCGTCGTCGGGCATCGTCCCGAGGATCCGGCGGACCAGCCCGGTCGGCTTCGGCGACTCGAAGACGTGGCCGACCAGCTCCTTGAGCTCGGCGACGGCGGTGTCCGTCGAGCCGACCTCCTCGGCGAGCCAGATGGTGCGCAGCTTCTTGCGTCGACCACCGGGGACGTCGCGGTGCAGCCAGTCGCGCTGGTAGACGTCGACCCGGTCGCCGTTCTTGCCCTTGACCACGCGGCAGACCACGTCCTCGGGGCGCTCGTCGATGAGCGGTCGGCTCCACCGCCAGACCGCCGGCCGGCCGTCACCGAAGACGGGCTCGATCTCGACCGCCCCGTCGAACGGCGTCGTGCTCACCCGCCCGCTCCCGGGATCGCCCCAGACGGCGAAGTGCAGGGTGCGCGCCGTGACCGGGTTGAACTTCTTGTTGGTGTTGCGCAGCGGCAGCAGCCGGTGGCGCCGCCCGTCCGGCGCCGTCAGCGGGAAGTCGCGCTCGTCGACGCCGTCGGCGCTGCTCGCGTCGAGGACCGTACGCCGGGCGTCGCGCGCGTAGACCAGGACGTACTCGTGGTTGGTCGCGAAGCCCTTGCCGAGCTGGCGGCCCTTCGGGTTGAGGTTGACCACCACCTGGGCGAGCAGGTTGTCCTCGCCGTACACCTCGTCCATCAGCAGCCGCAGGTGCGCGACCTCGTTGTCGTCGATGCTGACGAAGATCGCGCCTGTCTCGGCCAGCACCTCGCGCGCGGCCTCCAGCCGCGGCCGCATCATCGCGACCCAGGCCTGGTGGCGGCTGCGCCGCGAGCCGTCCTCCCGGAAGTCGTCGTGGTAGGCGAAGTCGTTGCCGGTGTTGTACGGCGGGTCGATGTAGACCAGGTCGACGGCGCGGCCGAGGCGAGCAGGCAGCGTCGGCAGCACGTCGAGGTTGTCGCCCTCGACGAACGCGTTCCACGGCTCGCCCATGCCGCTGAGGGTAGGACGACACGCGGAGCTCCTGCCTGATCCGCGCCGAGGGCGACCTACCCTGGGGCGGGTGCGGACTCGGGTGTCGGTGGTCGTGGGCGTGCTCGCGTGCGCCCTCGTCACCGGCTCGCCGGCCATCGCCGAGAGGTCCGAGCACGCCGACCGGCGGGTGCTGCACCCCCGGCACACCTCGGGCGACGAGCCCGGCTGGATCGCACCCGACGTGGTCGGCCGGCTCGGCGCCTCGCAGCGCTCGAGCGTCATCACCCGCGCGGTCGTCCCGGGCGTGACCTACACACGCTGGACGCAGACCGACGCCCGCGGCCCCATCCAGGCGCACCTGCTCACCCTCGATCCCCGGACTCCCGGGCTGCGGCTCGACTACGCCGACTCGGGCACCGTGCGCGGCGTCGCGACCGTGCCCGACATCCTCGCGCGCGGCGGTGCGGTGGCCGGCGTCAACGGGGACTTCTACGACATCGGGCGGACGGGCGCCCCGCTCGGCCTCGGCAAGGACCGCGCCCACGGTGTGCTGCACGGCCGCACGAGCGGCTGGAACTCCGCCTTCTACCTCGACCACCGCGGCCGGCCGCGGATCGGCGAGCTGCCGCTGGACCTGCGGGTGCGGCACCACCCCGAGATCACGCTGACCACCCTGAACTCGCCGTACGTGCCGGCCGACAGCGTCGGCTACTACACGCCGCGCTGGGGACCGACGGCCGGCTACGCCGTGACCCAGGGCCAGCGCACGAAGGTCCGGGCGGTGTGGATCAAGCACCACCGGGTCGTCCGGGTGGCCACGAGGCTCAAGGCCGGCAAGGTGATCCCGGGTGGCGTGCTGATCGGCCGGGGTGCCGGGGTGCGCCAGCTCCGCGGCCTCAAGAAGGGCATGCGGGTCGTGGTGCGCGCCGCCCTCCGGGGCCACCCGCGGATGGCCATCACCGGCAACCAGCTGCTGGTCACCGATGGCGTCGTGAGCGTCATCGACAACCGGGTGATGCACCCGCGGACGGCGATCGGCGTCGACAACGACACCGGCGAGATCCTGCTGCTGGTCATCGACGGCCGGCGTGCGGGCAGTCGCGGCTACACGATGCTCGAGCTGGCCAACCTGATGGTCGACCTGGGCGCCGACCAGGCGCTCAACCTCGACGGCGGCGGGTCGTCGACGATGGTGGCGCGCGGCCTCGAGGGCCGCAACCGCGTCGTGAACACGCCGTCCGACGGCTTCCTACGCCGGGTCGCCAACGCGCTCGAGGTGACCTACCGCAAGCCGAAGGGCTAGGCGGGCAGCAGCACCAGCGCGACCGTCGTGATCGGCGCGAAGCACTCCTTGGTCGGCGAGGGCAGG is part of the Nocardioides conyzicola genome and encodes:
- a CDS encoding site-specific DNA-methyltransferase, giving the protein MGEPWNAFVEGDNLDVLPTLPARLGRAVDLVYIDPPYNTGNDFAYHDDFREDGSRRSRHQAWVAMMRPRLEAAREVLAETGAIFVSIDDNEVAHLRLLMDEVYGEDNLLAQVVVNLNPKGRQLGKGFATNHEYVLVYARDARRTVLDASSADGVDERDFPLTAPDGRRHRLLPLRNTNKKFNPVTARTLHFAVWGDPGSGRVSTTPFDGAVEIEPVFGDGRPAVWRWSRPLIDERPEDVVCRVVKGKNGDRVDVYQRDWLHRDVPGGRRKKLRTIWLAEEVGSTDTAVAELKELVGHVFESPKPTGLVRRILGTMPDDALVVDFFAGSGTTGHAVALQNAADGGSRRCVSVNSAEPTRPGSNARNAGLLTVADITRARLQAVADTVGGGYEELAP
- a CDS encoding phosphodiester glycosidase family protein, which codes for MRTRVSVVVGVLACALVTGSPAIAERSEHADRRVLHPRHTSGDEPGWIAPDVVGRLGASQRSSVITRAVVPGVTYTRWTQTDARGPIQAHLLTLDPRTPGLRLDYADSGTVRGVATVPDILARGGAVAGVNGDFYDIGRTGAPLGLGKDRAHGVLHGRTSGWNSAFYLDHRGRPRIGELPLDLRVRHHPEITLTTLNSPYVPADSVGYYTPRWGPTAGYAVTQGQRTKVRAVWIKHHRVVRVATRLKAGKVIPGGVLIGRGAGVRQLRGLKKGMRVVVRAALRGHPRMAITGNQLLVTDGVVSVIDNRVMHPRTAIGVDNDTGEILLLVIDGRRAGSRGYTMLELANLMVDLGADQALNLDGGGSSTMVARGLEGRNRVVNTPSDGFLRRVANALEVTYRKPKG
- a CDS encoding serine/threonine-protein kinase; the encoded protein is MDTRAPGDLLDSRYELIERIGSGGMGTVFRARDTRLDRIVAVKLLHHGREVDDVTRSRLQAEARFAGGLQHPGIVQVYDYGEAPGEGGPTPYVVMQHVEGTPVSEVLRQRGPLDPATVATLLDELAQALAVAHASGIVHRDLKPSNILVTGTGRAVLVDFGVARSDTTEPLTETGQIIGSADYLSPEQVRGQRATAASDIYALGIVAHQCLSGTSPFRRETQAATLLARLNDDAPELGTDVPAPMRTLVGTMLSPEPGDRPTAAEVAQRVAMLDQQPTVVLPPMPAAVATPHRFFDRRRLVAIAAAAVLLLGVGTTLVVLNGDDATPPAGAAEELVVPSVRGDQVAAAAKELRAAGFDVVRRPVDGSAARGVVLRQSPGPGVYDGGEPATVVLRVSTGPAATAVTASASSSASAAAKSAPPATPVTHPHGKKPKKPKGPKGPAHPKGPKPGKHKP
- a CDS encoding LysR family transcriptional regulator gives rise to the protein MDVRRLRLLLELSRLGSMHEVAAELGTTTSAVSQGIAALAREVHTPLVEPDGRRVRLTPAGHRLAEHAVTILAAVEAARLDLDPAAEPVGVLRVAGFATAIRRSLLPAMDDLAQTHPGIEVRVHEYEPLEAFDLLARDDVDLALTYDYNLAPLSWRSDHEVAELWSVDWGLGVPARERRAPFASYADRDWIVNSRNTADEEVLRTLASMAGFTPRIVHRIDALELVDDLIVAGRGIGLLPRGPASRRGVRVLPLTDPRVTMRAYAVTRRGRDRWPPLRAVLDRLAVPT
- a CDS encoding EamA family transporter; its protein translation is MKSQSRTGASMAMVSMLCVQLGLAASVGLIDHVGAEGAAWLRLTWAGLLMLAIVRPRASAFSREALRAGIALGVVTAGLTMLFMAAVARLPLGTASALEFLGPLGVAVVRSRGTGRLWALLAAVGVLCLTQPWAGAADPVGVAYALGAAACWAAYILLTQRVGDHVSGIAGLSISMPVAALVATVVAGPGVIGQLTPELVLIGLGLAILLPVVPFTLELLALRRLTAGAFGTLMALEPAFALVIGFAALHQVPNLLGVVGVGFVVAAGVGAERSGARADAPSDAGGLLQRDQLAVEVGQ
- a CDS encoding WS/DGAT/MGAT family O-acyltransferase: MPMHVGGLQLFEKPEGAGRSYGREMYESMRDVEEIAPLFLKRPHRSISTAGQLTWVEDEQFDIDHHVRHSALPKPGRIRELLDLSSRLHSTRLAWERPLWEAHVIEGLRDGRVALYTKVHHSLVDGISAMRLVQSTLSPDPDLRDMPPPWDARTRRGRTKAPREQTELSEIPTMALRSALGITAEAAGLPGALIKTISKGVRNETSSLSLYAPRTIFNEKITGSRRFAAQDWPIERLQAIGQATGTTLNDIVLAMCGGAVRRYLLELGALPDTPLVAMVPIGLKAKESHIASTEGGNAVGSVMCQLGTDLEDPIDRLMVIHTAMQDGKEALSTMTPLQIMAMSALGQAPAIAAPMLRMSGLVRPPYNLIISNVPGPRETQYWNGAKLVGHYPLSIPINGMALNITCISYDGNLGFGLIGCRRTVPHLQRLLTYLDGELVALEKAAGV